The window CAATCAACTTGGGAGGATAGCATAAAAGTATCGATTCATCCCAATGTTTCCTTAAGAAAGGATTCAGAATATATTTTAAGGATACGCGGGAATTCTTCTGACGGAAATTACTTCGAAAATACTTTGAGATTCATCACTGAAAAAGGGCTCGAAATACTTAGCACCAACCTCATGGCTACAGATGGGATAGTTGATGAATTTCCAGTTGACGGTATCATTCAATTTGAATTCTCTTCAGCGGTTAATATTGATAATGATAGAGGCTATATTGATCTTTTTCAGAATAATCAATTGGTCCAAGTTAAAACTACGTTAACCGATAATGATAAAACACTGAATATTGAACCCTCAGAGCCTTTAGAACCAAGTACCGTATATACACTTGATTTCAAAGTGTATTCTGATTCTACGGATTCATTCGTTCGGGATGAAGATGTGTTTAGCCCTCTGAATTTTCAAACAGTATCGTATAATGTGCCGTTTGTTACTAATAGTAACTTCACTAATGAAGATCAAAAGGTAGAAGTGCAATCGGATATCTGGATGCAATTTTCAGAGCCTCTAAATCCGGATACGACATTGGAAATTTCTCTCTCCCGACAGCCAGACTTCTCAACCAAAACGCTTATGAGTTATGAATTCGGAAGTCAAAATCAAGTCTTGACGATTACACCAAAGGTTCAATTACAGATAGAAACGGAATACTACCTGAGCATTAATGCTTATTCAAGTACCAGAGGTATTAAATATTCAGATACGCTTAGTTTTGAAACAGAGGATGGAATCGAAATCATAGGGACGAATTTGGAGCGGTTGGATGGCGTATTTGACCAATTTCCAATTGATGAGGAAATCCAAATTGAATTCTCAAAACCTATTAACATTTCAAATTCGGATGGTTATGTAATTCTTGAAGATCAAGATAACCTTGAGGTATTCACCTCAATATCAACCTCTGATGATTCCATCTTGTTTATAACACCAAATAATACTCTTGAACCCGGCCAGATATATTCACTGAATTTCAGGGTATATTCGACAATTGAAGAAGATAATGTTAATCAAAACTTTTCATTTACTACAGAGATAAGTCAATCTGTACCCAGTATCGTACGGGACTTTGAACTTAATATGGATGATTTCACAGCGGATTCCGTCGACTGGGATACCCAGAACCTCACTTTCGGCTGGGAAACCATGGATGATGTAGAGGAATATCTTATTTATGCCAGCGATACAAAAGAGAATACAGACTTGGTGAAAATAAGAACTGTTCAAGCAAACACATTCCTCCCAACCCAGAGTACTACAATTTCAATCCCTCAGCAATTTGATGTGGTCAAAGACCAACCAGGGATAACCCCATTTGTTGCTGGTAATACTATAAGCTTCTATATAGTTGCTTCAAATACTGCAGGCAAAGGGGAACTATCCTCGGCAATCGAACTTTCTGACCAAATGCCACCAGAAGGAAGTGCAAACCAGACAGGAAGTGCAGATAATAGCGGACAAACCGAATCAAAAACGATTTTCATTAGCTTCACTGCCAGCGAATATTTAGACCCTGCAGAGAGCCCAGGTGCTCATTTCAATATTGTTGAAGCCGGTGGAGATAGTAATTATAAAATTCCTAGCTCAAATGTTTCATTTGAGTGGAACAGTAATTATACCGGAGGGGAATTTACTATTGAAATACCTGCAGGAGAAAATGGATCCGGAGATATATTCTCTATCCAGAATCTTGATGATTCTAGCGAGAATACCATGTTAGAGTCGATCGATATAACTTTGTTTTAACACCTAAAAAGTTATGATAATTCCTCTAAACATTGCAGGATGTCTCCTTACCAATTTCTCGGGACATCCTGTGTGGTTTATAGTAGCCGGGATGACGACGGCTATTGGCATCTGATGGAGAAGTATTTTGTAAATCATCCCGATATTACCATTTCCCATGGGATCTGTCCGGAATGTCGATGGAAGCACTACTAATTGATGATCGATATGTAGTATGTCTTGTATTCCAAGAGATTATTGAAACATACTCGTGTAAGCATTTTTGGGTACACCAACACCGCATCCGTTGATTCGAGTGGGGCTTTTTTCCCGTCCAATTGCCAATCCAAACACAGGAGGAATCCTATGAAGAACGGGAACTTGTAAAATGAGATAACCCAAACCATCGTCACCATGCTGAAGGTTGGTACCAAATAGTTGGCACTAGTACGATTCACTACATATGACATCAAATGTGGTGAAAATTTGATAATTCTACGAAGGGAGTAAATCGTGTGGTGAAGAGTGTTTTCAGTTAATAGGTAACGGGGTCTTCATCTTCCTGTAAATCATTGATAACTAAATGTTCATATTTTAGAGTAGTACTAATTTGTTTGTGTCCTAATATTTTCCGTAACTTTTCAATAGAGCCACCATTCCTGAGGTAATTGGTTGCGAAGGTATGGCGCAGGTCATGGAATTTATATCGGTCTTTCTCATCATGATGCTCCACCGCAACTTTTTTAATACTTCGACCCAACCTCTTTTTTTCCTCTTCAGTGGGTATGAAAAGTTCATCTTGGCTTATCATCTCCCCGGTTGTCCTCTTAATCTCTGATGAGGTCACTTCATATTTGTCTTTACTCCAGATAGAACGAACTATACCCTTAAACGCCTGTGACACTAGTGAATTATCATTGACTTGGTAAAATAAAAAAGGATCATTTTTTCCATTGTTCCAGGCTGTAATTCTCGGATCTGATGTGGGTGTATATTCCAAGATTCTGGTAAATAAGGTCTTTAGTGAAGGAAAAAGGGGGACAGAACGCCTTTTGTCGAATTTTCCTACCACAGACACATAGTTATCGTCCCAGTGAATATCATCTTCCTTGATATGCGTAATTTCACTTGACCTGAAACCGCCATAGGCGGCAGCAGCAATATAATCACCAATCCAAGTCCCCTGCGAATTATCTAGCAGCAGTCGGATATCCTTTCTTGGGATTTCGAGTATACTTTGCTGAGGAATGGGAGGAGGGGATACTTTGGAGGCCGGATTAAGATAAAGCAGATCACTTTCGATAGCCCAATTTAATGCTCGTTTTAAATGGGTCAATCTCTGGCGGAGAGTATATGGTGATAAATCCCTGGAGTGTAATGTCTCAAGATATTGTTCAATATCCTGAGAGGAGATGTGTTTTATAAGGGTGGTTGGCCCAACATTTTTGATAAACTCCTCGAGCGCTAATCTATCTAATTTGACCGTCTCACTGTTTTTCCCTTTTTCCCGATGCTGAAGATACTTCTCCATAAATTCATAACAGGGAAGGGAGGGAAGTTCTTTTCTCCCGGTTTTACTCACCTGGGTCGCATCATATTCCCATTTGGTTAAGATTTCTTTGGCCAGCTGTTTATTGGATGTGCCCGTCGACCGATTTACCCATTGTCCGTTTGCATTTTTGAATCGGGCATACCATTTATCCGAATTTGCACGTTGGAATAATCCCATATCCACCTCACAAATGACTCATGTCAAATTGACATAATAATATAGGAGTTTATGTAACGAATATGTAACGAATATTTTGTCATTTGGACGTAATTTGTGCGTAAGGTGCGTTTTTGGGAAGTGGTGAAAAACGGATAAAAATTTCCAACGGTAAAAATAAAACCCCTCTCTAACAGGGGTTACAGAGGGGTTCTGATGGGTGCCGGAGGAGGGACTCGAACCCACACGGTGAAAAATCACCAACGGATTTTAAGTCCGTTGCGTCTGCCAATTCCGCCACTCCGGCAATATCTGGTCAAACATTATATGGGAATGTTAGAGAGGCGACGGTCGGATTCGAACCGACGAATCGCGGTTTTGCAGACCGCTCCCTTAAGCCACTTGGGTACGTCGCCGTGTTTCTCAAAAAGCATATGAAGTTAACAATTTCCGGCAGCGAAACGCAACTATAATTCAGTGCTAATTACGACGCATTTGCATAGGGAAATGACATAAAAAAAACCCTCCGGCGTAACCGGAGGGTTTATGTGAGCGAGAGACCGGACTCGAACCGGCGACAATCACGTTGGCAACGTGAGGCTCTACCAACTGAGCTACTCTCGCACTCCGTCCTCAAAAAGCGTGGAAAATATAGGATGCATATGCCCTCCATGCAAGGGGAAAAACGGCCACTTTACATTCCGGTTATTGATTCCGGACCGTTTGGGAATATTGGTTAAATTCCTGAACTTCTTTCAGCCATTTTTCATCGTCAGGAACGTCCGGATTGAGGGACTGAACCTGCACTGCGATATAGTTTGAAACCTCTTTGATTTCATTCTGTAGTTCACCCTGCTGTTCCTGCATATTCTGAATAAATGCCAGTGTCTGCTTTTTGTCTCCAAACGCTTCTTCCAGCGATTGATCACCGGCCTGATCCCTGTAACTCCGGAGCCGGTGTTTGATAAAATCCAAACGCTGTTTCTTCCGGGAAATGTCTACGAACGGTTCCTTCGGATCTTCCTGATGGAACGTAACAAGCTGGATGTATTTGCCTTGCTTCCCTGTGGACATGTAAAAACCCCCGGAAGTCTTTTGGGCATTTCGGGAGAACCGGCTGGTATGGGACCTGATAATGAGATCATAGCCCAAATCAGCATTCTGGAGTTTATTGGCATCTACGTTGAACACACTCGCCAGGAGAATAAGATAATCCGTTTTGTCAGCTAGCTCCGACTGATATTGCTTTGCCGCTTCTACAACGTCGGCATAGGTGAAGTCATCTACATGCTCGTTGCCCGTGGTAACTCCAACAATGCCGATTTTTTGTCCGCCCCGGGAAATCACGGTGTACGGATCAAACAGCAGTTCGCCATCAGAGTCCATCACCGTGCCAGACAGAAACGGAAACTCTGCATTGGCTTCTCGGGCTTTAATAAAATCGGCGCCAAGCGCAAGATCGTTAATCCCGACGTTAAACGCATCATATTGGAAATCATTGTACGCCTTAATAAACAGATCTGCCTTACGATCGGCGACAGCCCGGGCGTTACTGGCCGGCCGGGGGACTTTAAAGAATAAATCTCCCGCGTCAACCGTGACCAAATCCGGACTCGTCTCGCGAATTTTTTCTAAAAAGGTGGACTTTCTGGCGACCCCGCCAGCTGGATTAGTTGGTCACCCGCACGGTTCGAGTTCACCGTAGACGCCGCCGCTTATCGCCAATGTAAGTGTCTGCTGGGCAGACTGGGAAGAGAGGGAACAGGAAATGAAAAATACAGCCGCTCCAACCAGGAAAATAGCTAATTTCTTTTGTGTTAATTGCATCGTATTCTTTGGGCTCCACTTTAAGTTCAGTTGGACCGTAAAATATCCATTGTAATTTCTGTCCGCAACTGCCAATTTATACCGTAACTCTCGACGGGTATGAAACTTTCGACCCGACAGTGCGTCTAAGTAGGCGTAAGGAGGCGGACATGAAAAATTTTACACAGTATTCAATCATATTAATCGGCGTTGGGTTCTTAGTCAGCTGTGGCTCAATGCATCCCCCAACCACGAATCCGTATTATCCGGGTTATCATGCCAGGGATGCCCAGGAGGTCGAAGAGGAGTACCAGGACTGGGAAGAAGAGCAGGCAATGCTGGAAGAACGGGCCCAAATTCAGGACTCATTACGCAACGAATACCGGGAACAGTACCGCGAATCCATACTGTCCGGCGGAATGAATTTTAATCAGTATAACTTCTATGGGAATCGGTATCCTTTCTATTCCCATAATCCGTATTATTATCGCTCCAACAGATGGCACCATCCATATTACAGAAGGAATTACCGTACCAGCTTTTATTTCAGTTACTCAAATCAACCCGTGTTCGTAGATTCCTGGTGGGCAGATGACTACCTCTGGGATCAGTACTATGGGGGATGGAATCGGTACAATTATAACTACTATTCACCATGGTATTACTCCAGCGGTTATTATTACGATCCGTGGTACGACTACGGGTACGGGCATTGGTATCCTGACTATTATTACGTGGTTGACGGCGAGCAACAGCCTGATAGCCCACGCCCGGTAAACCGGGATCGGTTTTCCCGTAGTGTTTCCAGTAATGGCTCCAATGCGAGCATCGGGAGTAGTCCATCAGGTCGCGCAATCGGGCCGAGGCCTGAATCGCGGGGCAGAAAGTTGACGCCAGCAGTCATCGACCGGGATCGTCTGCGCCAGCGGACACTACCACAAAGTCTGCAGCGACCAGTGACCCGGGGGCGCGCTGAACCCAGATCCTCTGACGATAATACCACAAACCGGAGAGTACGATCCCGGACATATTCGCCGCCGGCGTCCAGCAGTTCGTCAGGCAGTAGCGGATCCTCCTCGAAATCCGCCCGGAGATCATCGAGCAGCAGTAAATCGTCAGATTCCGGTAGTTCGAGCGATAGTGACAACCAGCGACCTAAAAACCGCCGACGGTAAGCGCGGCAAAAGAAACGATAGACTAAACCAGGTAAATAGATTATGAAAAAACTCAGCTTGTACCTTATCCTGCTGTGTCTCCCCGGATTACTCCTGTCACAAAATGCGGAAGATGTGGTCGCTCCCTTTATTGGCATGGCTGGTCCAGGGAGCCGGGCAGATGGTATCGGGCAAGCGTATGCCGGTATCGCCGATGATTTTTCTGCAATACACTATAACCCCGCCGGCCTTGCCCACATCACCTGGGCAGAACTCTCGCTGGGTGGCACCTATTTTTCGTTAGATAATTCCGTGACGACCACGAAAAACGAAACAGTGACGGCTAACACTACCCGGAACTATTTCCATACGAATTCACTGGGATACGTTTGGCCGGTATACGGATTAAAATTTACACTGGGAGTCGGGTACAATACCGTAGCGCTCACGGATCAGGCGCTACGAATCCAATGGCAGGATTCTACAGAATTTACCAATGAAGAATCTAATCTCGGGGCGTACACGATTGCTGGCGGCTATCAGCTGCAAAAGGAACTGTCAGTTGGAATTGGTCTGCATTTGTACCGGGGCGATAATGTGTATTCCAGTCAAATGTACCGAGTGGGAGAAACCAACAGCGCCTACGAGATCGACTCTCACTATTCCGGGGTTGGATTTACCCTGGGAATTTTATGGGCGCCAATAGATTTTCTTCGCACCGGATTCTCATTTAAAAGCCCAAAATATCTGGACGTGGATGAAACTTTGACCGGAACCTGGGGCGATTGGAACGGCAACTACCAGATCCAGTCACCGCCGGAAGTGCAACTCGGACAGTCGGTCACCCTTGGTAATTTTCTGGTGGCAGGTAGTGTCGTCTGGAAGGACTGGTCAAGCAGTGAGATGTCGGCAGATATCCCGGGATATAACGGCGTCCCGATTGATATTGAGGTGAACCATAATATCCAGAATGACTTCGCATCGGTATTGGAACTGGCTGCTGGAGCAGAATACCTCCTCCCGATAATGGATGCAAAGATCCGGGGAGGGGTCCATCACGTACCCAGTTACCGCAATGAC is drawn from Candidatus Neomarinimicrobiota bacterium and contains these coding sequences:
- a CDS encoding Ig-like domain-containing protein — encoded protein: MRALQMLTVTIFSILIIGCIEEATSPEPPNRYIQGIVTDANTNERIDTVQVSWMEDGSRQFVYTDDLGYFSTTNLDPGEYSLTFQGPNGYSLTKVNVEVPSLKDELSSLNVPVGQDLSEDLSITQNVNLYQSNAGLSGHVFINRDKNSVIPAQSGEVVLDYGGYDISPKLYTTSIGDSGIFNFQNIPATEDVVVRILPIEFEGKLFAGQANQISLIPGNTVNSGNVVLNIAQDTPIIIRNNVNNNTKFGINEDIKLTYSKSIDIETVNISLQRNQSGANPVAIQSTWEDSIKVSIHPNVSLRKDSEYILRIRGNSSDGNYFENTLRFITEKGLEILSTNLMATDGIVDEFPVDGIIQFEFSSAVNIDNDRGYIDLFQNNQLVQVKTTLTDNDKTLNIEPSEPLEPSTVYTLDFKVYSDSTDSFVRDEDVFSPLNFQTVSYNVPFVTNSNFTNEDQKVEVQSDIWMQFSEPLNPDTTLEISLSRQPDFSTKTLMSYEFGSQNQVLTITPKVQLQIETEYYLSINAYSSTRGIKYSDTLSFETEDGIEIIGTNLERLDGVFDQFPIDEEIQIEFSKPINISNSDGYVILEDQDNLEVFTSISTSDDSILFITPNNTLEPGQIYSLNFRVYSTIEEDNVNQNFSFTTEISQSVPSIVRDFELNMDDFTADSVDWDTQNLTFGWETMDDVEEYLIYASDTKENTDLVKIRTVQANTFLPTQSTTISIPQQFDVVKDQPGITPFVAGNTISFYIVASNTAGKGELSSAIELSDQMPPEGSANQTGSADNSGQTESKTIFISFTASEYLDPAESPGAHFNIVEAGGDSNYKIPSSNVSFEWNSNYTGGEFTIEIPAGENGSGDIFSIQNLDDSSENTMLESIDITLF
- a CDS encoding tyrosine-type recombinase/integrase, which codes for MGLFQRANSDKWYARFKNANGQWVNRSTGTSNKQLAKEILTKWEYDATQVSKTGRKELPSLPCYEFMEKYLQHREKGKNSETVKLDRLALEEFIKNVGPTTLIKHISSQDIEQYLETLHSRDLSPYTLRQRLTHLKRALNWAIESDLLYLNPASKVSPPPIPQQSILEIPRKDIRLLLDNSQGTWIGDYIAAAAYGGFRSSEITHIKEDDIHWDDNYVSVVGKFDKRRSVPLFPSLKTLFTRILEYTPTSDPRITAWNNGKNDPFLFYQVNDNSLVSQAFKGIVRSIWSKDKYEVTSSEIKRTTGEMISQDELFIPTEEEKKRLGRSIKKVAVEHHDEKDRYKFHDLRHTFATNYLRNGGSIEKLRKILGHKQISTTLKYEHLVINDLQEDEDPVTY
- a CDS encoding outer membrane protein transport protein yields the protein MKKLSLYLILLCLPGLLLSQNAEDVVAPFIGMAGPGSRADGIGQAYAGIADDFSAIHYNPAGLAHITWAELSLGGTYFSLDNSVTTTKNETVTANTTRNYFHTNSLGYVWPVYGLKFTLGVGYNTVALTDQALRIQWQDSTEFTNEESNLGAYTIAGGYQLQKELSVGIGLHLYRGDNVYSSQMYRVGETNSAYEIDSHYSGVGFTLGILWAPIDFLRTGFSFKSPKYLDVDETLTGTWGDWNGNYQIQSPPEVQLGQSVTLGNFLVAGSVVWKDWSSSEMSADIPGYNGVPIDIEVNHNIQNDFASVLELAAGAEYLLPIMDAKIRGGVHHVPSYRNDDSVGDRLVLSGGVSVILAQQFKVDWSISRASWAEIYNQQESADIINTWSTINFSYRF